The following proteins are encoded in a genomic region of Zea mays cultivar B73 chromosome 9, Zm-B73-REFERENCE-NAM-5.0, whole genome shotgun sequence:
- the LOC109942479 gene encoding pentatricopeptide repeat-containing protein At1g62670, mitochondrial-like, producing MPEARRLFDQMAQVGIQVNTITFNVLIDGYAKSGQMDQASATYREMQARGLVPDSCTFNIIAARAHKFGLCWDHRLDDAWELLLGAIEQGVPLRVTGFNALIAAYSKEGLHEEASELYRIMNKLGLAPSSSTFNYLIMGLCNQVRLDEAQLLLEHMVSKGYCLSTSFTISLDAYFRDGNAVGALKCWDDMSKIGLQTDFIAFSAYINDLSRLDYVNEAYQEFAEMTSRGIVPNNITYNSIISTLCKADYVCVNLSRDYF from the exons ATGCCAGAAGCAAGGAGGTTGTTCGATCAAATGGCCCAGGTGGGGATCCAAGTAAATACAATCACGTTCAATGTTTTGATTGATGGATATGCAAAGAGTGGACAGATGGATCAGGCCAGTGCAACCTATAGGGAGATGCAAGCGAGGGGATTAGTGCCAGACTCCTGCACCTTCAACATTATTGCTGCTAGAGCTCACAAGTTCGG GCTTTGTTGGGATCATCGATTGGATGATGCCTGGGAGCTTCTGCTTGGTGCTATTGAGCAGGGTGTTCCATTGCGTGTTACTGGATTTAATGCATTGATCGCTGCTTATAGTAAGGAGGGACTCCACGAAGAAGCTTCTGAACTGTATAGAATTATGAACAAGTTAGGACTGGCACCATCCTCGTCTACTTTTAATTACTTGATAATGGGACTCTGCAATCAAGTAAGACTTGATGAGGCACAGCTTCTTTTAGAGCACATGGTTAGCAAAGGATATTGTCTAAGTACATCATTTACTATCAGCTTGGATGCATACTTCAGAGACGGTAATGCAGTTGGCGCACTGAAATGCTGGGATGATATGAGCAAAATTGGTTTGCAGACTGATTTTATTGCCTTCTCAGCATATATTAATGACCTAAGCCGATTAGATTACGTGAATGAGGCTTATCAGGAATTTGCTGAGATGACGAGCAGAGGAATTGTACCAAACAATATTACTTACAACTCCATCATATCTACACTTTGTAAGGCAG ATTATGTCTGTGTGAATCTTTCAAGAGACTACTTCTGA